The Chitinophagales bacterium genomic sequence GAGTGCAGCACTCGCAGCACCGAGTACCTACAAAAGGAGGAATAAGGTATAGTATTCATGTAAATCAAGACGAAGTAATGGCTTTAGCCGCTTTAATGACTTACAAATGTGCTATTGTAGATGTTCCTTTTGGAGGAGCTAAAGGTGGCATAAAAATAAGCCCAAGAAATACTTCGCCAGAAATTTTAGAAAGAATAACAAGAAGATATACCGTAGAGCTTATAAAGAAAAACTTTATAGGTGCGGGTATTGATGTTCCTGCTCCTGACTATGGTACCGGAGAGCGTGAAATGGCGTGGATTTTAGATACTTATTTAACACTAAACTCTCATGCTATAGATGGCTACGGGTGTGTTACGGGCAAGCCTGTTTCATTAAATGGAATAAGAGGAAGAACCGAAGCTACAGGTAGAGGCGTAGTTTATGGACTAAACGAAGCAGTTAGCTACAAAGACGATATGAAAGCATTAGGGCTTACTACAGGCTTAAAAGGCAAAGAAGTAGTGGTGCAAGGTTTAGGAAATGTAGGATTTCATGCGGCAAATATTATTACTCAATTTGGAGCAAAAGTAATAGCTGTTGCTGAGCTTGAAGGAGCTGTTTACAGCAAAAAAGGCTTAGATATAGAAAAACTATTGGAACATAGAAAAGCAACGGGAAGCATTTTAGATTTTCCGGGAGCTAAAAATTTAGAAAGCAGTGCTGCCGGCTTAGAAGTAAAATGTGATATTTTAATACCTGCTGCTTTAGAAAGTCAAATAACTATAGAGAATGCCGATAGAATAAATGCTAAAA encodes the following:
- a CDS encoding Glu/Leu/Phe/Val dehydrogenase, with the protein product MAKSPSFYKNVEKNFDKAAKYLNLPKGLLTQIKLCNSVYKMKFPVKDGDDVLVVEAYRVQHSQHRVPTKGGIRYSIHVNQDEVMALAALMTYKCAIVDVPFGGAKGGIKISPRNTSPEILERITRRYTVELIKKNFIGAGIDVPAPDYGTGEREMAWILDTYLTLNSHAIDGYGCVTGKPVSLNGIRGRTEATGRGVVYGLNEAVSYKDDMKALGLTTGLKGKEVVVQGLGNVGFHAANIITQFGAKVIAVAELEGAVYSKKGLDIEKLLEHRKATGSILDFPGAKNLESSAAGLEVKCDILIPAALESQITIENADRINAKIIAEAANGPVTPEAEEILEKKGVMIIPDIYINAGGVTVSYFEWLKNLSHVRFGRMNKRFEEYNQENMINIIEKATSHKIPSKDKQAAIKGANELDYVNSGLEDTMIDAYRAIRSAKLENKISNLRTAAFYVSISKIASAYGSMGIFP